Proteins from one Leptospiraceae bacterium genomic window:
- the ssb gene encoding single-stranded DNA-binding protein — MATNDQNTVVVLGRITKEVELKQAGQSTVANFSIANNRVYAVNGTKNEETNFFDCEVWGKLAEILKQYGTKGKQVLVTGKLQQKHWEDASGKKNYKIIIRVDNLQLLGGKPSTETGNNSKEEEIPEMPVADEVF, encoded by the coding sequence ATGGCAACAAACGACCAAAACACAGTAGTAGTATTAGGAAGAATCACAAAAGAAGTTGAGCTAAAGCAAGCCGGACAAAGCACAGTAGCAAATTTTAGCATTGCGAATAATCGCGTTTATGCAGTCAACGGAACCAAAAATGAAGAAACAAATTTCTTTGATTGCGAAGTATGGGGAAAGCTAGCTGAAATTTTAAAGCAGTATGGAACCAAAGGCAAACAGGTATTAGTTACCGGAAAGTTGCAACAAAAACACTGGGAAGATGCAAGCGGAAAGAAAAACTATAAAATAATTATCCGAGTAGACAATTTACAATTACTCGGCGGAAAACCAAGCACTGAAACCGGAAACAATTCTAAAGAAGAAGAAATTCCAGAAATGCCAGTAGCTGATGAGGTTTTCTAA